The Metarhizium brunneum chromosome 5, complete sequence sequence CGGGCGGCGGGGGCGGCGGGGCAGGCGGCTGGTCGGACGGAGCggggggcggcggcggcggcggcacgggCCTGCCCCCGTCCACAATGACCTGCCAGTCGATCTTGTCGGCGGTGTTGCCGTGCTCGACGCGCTTCCAGGTAGTGATGCTCGCTACGTTGGTGTCGATTTCGAAGACGCGCAGGCGCCGCACGTACCCGCCGTAACCGGCGTACCCGCCGAacccgacgccgccggcgtaGCACATCCACAGGGCGGGTTTCTGGatctgcggcggcggctgctggtctggttgggGCTTTGCGTCGTGCCTGGTGACGTTTTGGAGGGAGAGGAGGCAGTAGTCGTTGCAGTGGTCGCTGGAGACGATGTTAGCTGGGGCCGGCGAGGGGATGGAGGGCGAGTGAGGGAGACTTACTGTCCTGCGCTGACCATGAGGACGCCCTGCTCAACGAGGGCGTCGCGGAACCCCGAGTTGTATACTGGTGCCGTGACGCCTTCTTTCCACTCTCCCACGCGGGGGAGCTCGGGGCTCGCGTATTCCGTGAGCGGGATGTGGACGAAGGCAATGTCCATGTGGGTGTGGCTGTATTCCGAGTGAGCCTTCTTAAGGCTGGCGGCGGTTTTGCGGAACCACTCGATCTGGTTTTGTTTGAGCCAGTCGTAGCCGGGGTATTTGCGCTCGTCTGGCGAGTATGCGTGCGTGTCCATGAGGTACATTGTTACGGCCGAGTGTTGGCCGCTGCGCGCCAGGATCTCGACGTAGTAGTTTCCTATGCCGTCGATGTCGGCTGGCCCGGCgcgggagagggagaagggcAGCGATTCCATGAGGGCCATCTGGCGGGCGCGCGACATGGTcttttcgtcgtcgtggttGCCGAATATGCCGGCGTAGGGGATCTTGCGCTTGACTAGGAGGGATATAATCTTGAACATGGCCTGTGGTACGAGTTAGCTTTCAAAAGTCTATTTGAATCCAGAGAATATGGGAGCTTTACGGTCGGTGCGTCGGGTGCCGTGTCACCGTTGACTTGGTCGCCGCTG is a genomic window containing:
- the DCR2 gene encoding Phosphatase DCR2 yields the protein MTRRIVRTLTQLGAALAFTLIVVFFLDRNYRVLPNAIHGYMPTHHAGLVVTDVTLVQCSSLNLFSSCDLDPTTWHRIDKELYLGRAWTSTAYLYISRKHEEDLTSDDKVIMDISVGRLNPAQAQDAKSPKGNPEDWESRPGGLWIKRSGSKKSSDSDDVITDLDVLFGDDAVEARDGWAITGTQLLLDTGGPLLSIHLTVRRGAPKERKKPEPRIGHNGKFKIMQIGDLHLSNGVGECREPVPDGYAGGKCEADPRTLDFVNKMLDEEKPDFVVLSGDQVNGDTAPDAPTAMFKIISLLVKRKIPYAGIFGNHDDEKTMSRARQMALMESLPFSLSRAGPADIDGIGNYYVEILARSGQHSAVTMYLMDTHAYSPDERKYPGYDWLKQNQIEWFRKTAASLKKAHSEYSHTHMDIAFVHIPLTEYASPELPRVGEWKEGVTAPVYNSGFRDALVEQGVLMVSAGHDHCNDYCLLSLQNVTRHDAKPQPDQQPPPQIQKPALWMCYAGGVGFGGYAGYGGYVRRLRVFEIDTNVASITTWKRVEHGNTADKIDWQVIVDGGRPVPPPPPPPAPSDQPPAPPPPPPVQDVHE